DNA sequence from the Diorhabda sublineata isolate icDioSubl1.1 chromosome 6, icDioSubl1.1, whole genome shotgun sequence genome:
AACATTATGAGATGTGATCAAAATACGACGacttgatttataatttttttatcgtgtttatttttttgaatcattcaagataaaaataactGAGTTTAAAAACCAAAAGTTAAACACTTTTTACGCAACGTTATAAAGCATGAAGAATTTTAACctaactaaattttttacaataatttgtaaaaattgttcatAATATGATATTATGATATATGATAATATgacatttttcgaataaaattcgGTATTTGAAGATAAATCGGGAAAATTCATGGTTTTTGGATTTTCTATTGGCCAAaggtttgttgaaatttttaaactttgtaCTAATTTCTATCTTACCAGTAAATGTgtcgaaaaaattaaaaataatgataaaaattatggaaaatattaatttttcgattttttatgaccaaaaaAGGTGGACCCCTCTTTCAAATAATAACCCCCTCTTGTGTTAACACAAACAGTGGAAAGTTTGTTAAAATTTGTCAATGTTAGGAATGTAATAACTGCAAAATCTACTTATGAATAATATCAGCgatttaaatatgtaaatttagTAAAGGAGAAACtatatggaaaaaaagaaagttcAAAATAGGGTTCAGGCTACAAGATAACGCCTTGATAAGCTTAATAACCATGTGAGTTCTTGGCaataaaaaatgtgcaaaaaaagAAACCCAATTCCTCgggtatataaataaaaaaaattttatatactacaaattttaaattatctattCAATTTGATTATAATCAAGTAATTCTCCGTATTTTTGTAGCTTCTTGTATATACCAAACGTCAAGCAGTAAATATTGAACCATTATTCACtagtgaaataatataatataataataaaataataataatataataataaaatataatttttggcTTCTATCAACTAGAAACTAGTATTCCAAATTAATAATTCCAGTTttgaaagacaaaaaaatactaTAGACCCATGTCAGAAGAATATGGTGGTTATTAGATAGGTTTTGTTGAgtatttaataagaaaactaattCACCATAATTGAAATGGTTCGTAATCATGGTGTCCACAATATTTTCAAACGGCACAATTAGACATAAATTTTGACATACTTAAACAAATACTTTCATTAACGATTTCCGATTTAACGAAGTAATGCTAGTCAGTGCAAAGGAAATATTCCACCACATctaaaacactttttaaaacACTCAATTACTAATAGCATCGAGTTTCAAAGTCAATTTACCTCAAGCCAACACGCCCAAACATACACACACACAAATCTTTTTGTAAAGCCAAATAACATATGATTAAgtttgaatttctggaaccgctggtgatattcatactgaacacactgtttaaaccAACACAGTCGCACAGTTGACTTACCGCGaaaattccagcgggaaaatcTTGGTTTTAGGCAAATTctttacagcccactctatagttaaGTAGTCAatgaataaatgtgaagattcccgctGGAATTAGTTATCGCgagagaaggtttattggtgggaaaatttagtatatagtcaagttattaggttttagtttaccttcagtctttgaagacaataacttggttatctaaacgcgcgtcagacagtgtaattgtgagtgttggtgtaaacagtgtgttcaatataaataacaagAGTTCAACTGTGTTCAACTTAAACCAAACAATTCTACAATCACTTCAAACACGTTTTATAAATACTAAACTTTTGATATATCTACTGTATGGATCTTCATTATTCAACTTATTATCCCAAGAAGTTATGGATACTCATTGAAGGCTATTTTAAATCAAGTTTCAGTCATTAGACATTTTCTTTGCTGTTTccgaacatttttttatatttaacctCAGAGCTGATCTTTCATCGACTAAAATCTGGTAATTAGAGTTGAAAAGACTGCTCCCAGATGTCAGGCTCTGAGATTCCTTTAACAAGTTTGTGGATGGACAATTCATCTTCTAACCCACAAAATTTGAAGTCGTTTCTTTCGACcagtttgatttttttatctttacttCTCTTGTGTGCAATAGTGCTAACACCACAAAAGAATTCTGGTCCTCGGAAGGGTATTTGGACCCATATAAAATGTTAACTATGGTATTCTTTTATATTATAGTCgtatataaagtaaataataacCACTATAAATGTTACCATTTcaacattataattttatatctgttTGCAGCCATGGTACTCGATGTGCTGGGGAAGTAGCAGCTGCTCGAGATAATGGTATTTGCGGAGTTGGCGTGGCTTACGATTCTAAAATAGCAGGTTAGGATTAAAATGGAAACTTTTATGACCATTCTCGCTATGTACAAGAATCcttaattgttaaaaatatccaattttcatagctaaaatattgtatgtatCACAGGAATCAGAATGTTAGATCAGCCTTACATGACGGATCTCATCGAAGCGAATTCAATGGGACATGAACCCAACTTAATAGACATATATAGCGCATCCTGGGGACCCACTGACGACGGAAAAACAGTAGACGGGCCCAGAAATTCTACAATGAAAGCCATAGTTAAAGGAGTCAATGAAGTATTTAaagatgatgaaaaatatttataaatatgaagtttatataatttttagggACGAAATGGCTTAGGAAATATTTACGTTTGGGCTAGTGGAGATGGAGGTGAAGACGACGATTGTAATTGTGATGGTTATGCCGCTAGTATGTGGACAATAAGTATAAACAGTGCAATAAATGATGGTCAAAACGCGCATTACGACGAAAGTTGTTCATCGACTTTAGCATCAACTTTTAGTAACGGTGCTAAAGATCCAAATACTGGTGTTGTAAGTAgttgtaattttcaaataatttaatcgTTAAACTATCACTTATCTTCTCTTCTATTGACAGTACAAACACGTACAACACCTACACTTGTTTTTTAAGTAACGACATCCTTTTTATACCTTCAATATCCTAATGTTAAAATGAGGAAGgtattaacaataaatacatTCAATTCGTGTAAAAATTCTGTCTGTATTAAAGTATTTCTTGATGATACGGGAGTATTTTTTCAGGCTACTACTGATTTATATGGGAAATGCACTACCACCCACTCGGGAACATCAGCTGCTGCTCCGGAAGCAGCAGGTGTATTCGCTTTGGCACTTGAGGCAAAGTAagtgaattttattaatatattcagTTTCATCAATATCGGTATGTGTATTTATAAATCTATTCTTAGActttcaaaaaatacattatacaatATTAATGATATTTCAGTCCAAAATTAACATGGAGAGATGTTCAGCATTTAACTGTTCTTACTTCCAAACGAAACTCTCTGTTCGACGCCAAAGGAAGATTCCATTGGACCATGAACGGTGTTGGATTGGAATTTAACCATTTATTTGGATTTGGAGTGCTAGATGCTGGTGCTATGGTGGCGTTGGCGAAAAGATGGAAAACAGTACCCCCAAGATTTCACTGTGAGGCTGGCAATCTTAATAAGATTCAGTAagtattcattcattcattttttaaatcaaaaactgAATTATCTAAACAAACAGAACACAAATAACtagtgaatttaaaaataaattgttctcTATTTGATCTAGCTGCTGAACTAAATGcatcattattttcaacaatgatttattccaaatattccaaagaattattattccatttatttattatagaaatgtGATACAATTCACTTCAAAAGTTCACCTTTGTATAGCTTATTGTGTGAACGCAGGTATTCGGAGGGGCGCAGGAGGTTTGTTGATCAGTAGCCTGGAAATTTAGTAGCTATGGAGCATTTCTCTGGAATAATCTGCGTGTATAAGTTTTATGTTCGCAATGTCCGTAACTTAAATGAAGAACCAGGAGCTATCTGCCGTTGCTTTAAACTGCTGTAAACGTGTATAGATTATCGCATTTTACACAAAGATCTGAGGTTGTACCAttacaaaattcagttggtgcAAGAAGCCTTAGAATACTGGTCAGAGGCTTGACTTCGTAAACCAGATGATTGAGCGCTGTCCAACGTTTACCCACATCTTATTTTCGGATGAAACTCATTTTCATCTTAATGAACATGCTAACAAGCAAAATTTCCGCTACTGAAGTGTAACCAATCCAAAACACAAACATCAGAAACACCTAAAATCGCCTAAAGTGACCGTAAGGGCTGCGATGTCGTTGCGACGAATCATAAGCTCTTATGTTTTAAAGATGCACAGTTACTGTGAGTGTTACGTGCAGATCGTGTATGAACTGCAGAAATTTGAtggttataataaaaaaacacggTTTCAGAGGACGGTACAACTTTACCCTCGTCCAATAGATGTCTGTCACGAGTGAAGTGAAATTTTTCCAGGCAAACTGATATCTAGGGGAGGTGAAATAAGTTCGCCTCCACGCAGTCCCGATTTAACACCTATGGACTTTTTTCTTGTGGATATATATCAAATCTGAAATTTATGCTAACAAACCTGgcacaattaaaagaaaatatctgtCACGAAATGGCAGCCATCATGGAAAATACTTGCCAAGCTTTCATAGGCAATTTTAGTACTAGATTAAATGAATATCGTGAGCGCCACTGCAATATGtaaccaatattttttcaaaaaaattctacttttcttaaattttttttttaaatggaaactTTCTTTCGGCTACAATTTAACcactcaaatattttaattccaGTAAGATTCCATCGAAAAATTCTCTGTTGATGAAAATTACTACAAACGCATGCAAAGGCGAAAGCACTGAAGTCAGATATTTGGAGCATGTTCAAGCCGTTGTGACACTAAACGCTACAAGGAGAGGAGACGTTGAATTATTTCTCACTTCTCCTATGGGAACAAGGTCAGATTTACAAAATTGATAGTCAATTCTAATAACCTGACTATACTTATTTCTGTTACTAAATTGTAGTACTGGTTGCTATTTAggttttgacattttttacaTGACATGACATGTTTTACgtgtgctatttgagttgtttacagaaacattttcgtgcgatgattttctatgactttcgacgtgggtTTAACCAACAGATTTGTTcactcgtgtcgattggtgtaaagaaatgctgaaaaaattcaatcccGGTGCGTCTATAAAATCGTAACATGTGACGAATCATTGATCTAAGTGTATGAACGCGAAACTAATCAAACatcgactgtatgggtttttctagatgagccaaatccatcaaaagttgttcgcgcatgAAGCACGCGCCTGTTTTTTCGGTATAActttccattagagcaacgtagaatggtcaattctaaatggtacaccagcatttgtttaccagaagtgttcgaaaaaatcagagaaGCCAAACGCCATTCTCCACCACGATAATGCGAGCTTTCATACATTAGTTcaaccaaaaacgtttttgaacaatcaaaacatggaGTTTATgagtcatccgccgtacagtcctcgtatggcacccaatgatttcttcttatttccgtagatcaaaaataaatcgcgAGGTCAgcgtttttctacatctgaagaagcggttgatgcgttcaaattacatgtttaTACGAATGAAATTCTATTAAGattaaataatacaaacaattcacaattttcataatattgactgggattatttattatttaaattatttaaccTTGTAAATTATCAACTTTCTTAGATCGATGATACTGAGTCGAAGACAAAATGATGATGATTCTCATGACGGGTTTTCAAAGTGGCCTTTTATGACTACACACACTTGGGGAGAATATCCACAGGGAACTTGGCTTCTTGAAGTAAGTAATTGATTCTCAAACTTGCTACAATTGTGATAAATAAGCCCTTTAAATCCCCCCCACTTAATTCTGTGTATTTCTAATCTGAGAAATAAACGACTTGATTGATACTATTACATCAAAAAGCATTTGGTCAaagttttatattgatatatgcTTAAACtatgtatttaaaaacataaaaaaaatcacatcaGCTAATTCAAAATACGAGGGATGGGGTATAAGTCATGGCAATGTAGATATCTGAACGTATATGTGTCGTGTGAAAGTTCTAAAGGCATATTTTGTACGCAGAACAACAGATGGCTCTGTGATAGCTGGTAGTAGCACAGCAACGGCTAGGGAAAAAGTCAGAGATTTCAAATTACCCTACGACATTGGGGATGGGAAGAATTGGTACTCTCCCGATATTTCGCTCGGTGACTTTGATCTCATGATTAAGGCAGTTTGCACTACAATAGAACATTGCTGATCCTGAGTGCTAATATGGTGCAGCAAGTATTTATCGTTGACAGTGTGTAGTGACAATACCAGGGAATTATTTTGAGAGTTTTTAGTAATTCATCGTGTTAATTTTATGTGTACTGTGAAGATAATATTGTCCTATTTACTTCTAGTATATCAGGTTTAGGTAAAAACTATCGACTAAAAAACCTCTTCTATCTCTGGCAACTGTCTCCCTCGCAGAACCGCTGTTAGGTATTCGCGAGGGGCGGATCTAGCTATACAGCTCTTGGCAGGCAGTCTCTGTTCACAGCATAGCCGGTGTCAGTGCTATTCATTGTCCATGCTATAATTAACACCTTCTTCTTTCGTTTGGATTTGTCATCATTTCCATCTGAACTGGtatcttcaagaaaaaaaaaatagttcccATGACTTTTGTCCCAACCCTTGTATATAAGAGTTATTGTAGGAAAAGAGGAGCTTAAGGAAAGCTGCTTATTTGTAGTGATGGTCTAGTTGGGCGTAACTCGAGCCAACTTGAGTTGAATTCTCTCAAACTCGAGTTCAAAAACGGGATGGAGCGAAGTTTGCCAATTGTTTgagattatattatttttaacaagttcACATTTATATAGATTGGATGTTATCTTTAAATTGTCGGTTATTGATGTATATTTTCGTGTTTTAtgttgtttttatgaaaaatggtTTGGGATGTATTTGAATCGCCAGTGAATGTACAAGTTAAGTGTAAATTCTAACTTCATCATCAACTCTCGTATTATCgtaccaaaaatcaataaagaaTTTATTCAACTGGTTGTTTCaccttttttatgtttttttttgtaataataaaagttattaagAATTGTAG
Encoded proteins:
- the LOC130445639 gene encoding neuroendocrine convertase 2, with product MPPIWRSLYILISVGVTIGTVDVFSNSFLVRFKNDIGPEEAHSIAKRHGFVNMGSLLGSRREYHFVNHGIPIARSKRSIPHVRRLKVDPLVHSAVQQVGFIRVKRGYKPLKVENLVKNIKPHSDPTDPYFSYQWYLKNTGQNGGKPKLDLNVEAAWAQGITGKNVTTAIMDDGVDYMHADLKYNYNAKASYDFSSNDPYPFPRYTDDWFNSHGTRCAGEVAAARDNGICGVGVAYDSKIAGIRMLDQPYMTDLIEANSMGHEPNLIDIYSASWGPTDDGKTVDGPRNSTMKAIVKGVNEGRNGLGNIYVWASGDGGEDDDCNCDGYAASMWTISINSAINDGQNAHYDESCSSTLASTFSNGAKDPNTGVATTDLYGKCTTTHSGTSAAAPEAAGVFALALEANPKLTWRDVQHLTVLTSKRNSLFDAKGRFHWTMNGVGLEFNHLFGFGVLDAGAMVALAKRWKTVPPRFHCEAGNLNKIHKIPSKNSLLMKITTNACKGESTEVRYLEHVQAVVTLNATRRGDVELFLTSPMGTRSMILSRRQNDDDSHDGFSKWPFMTTHTWGEYPQGTWLLEVRFNSQVPQTGFIKEWSLMLHGTKDSPYTELSVLDPHSKLAIVKKAHETRSKL